Below is a genomic region from Bos javanicus breed banteng chromosome 13, ARS-OSU_banteng_1.0, whole genome shotgun sequence.
CAAGGGGAGAATTGAACTTCTCCCCAGTTTGGAATTTCTGCATGCAGCACATTATTTCAGGTTCCCAGATTATTAAGCTGACTCCTTCAGACAATGATACCTTAAAATTTCCATTGCTTATGACAAGTATTGGAAATATTAAGAGGGAGAAAAAGCTACTCATAGTCACACCCTTAGCACATTCACTGTTTGAAATTCCCCATAGCCTTTTGTGGTCCTTGTTCCTATGCAAACTGTTTTTCCCCAAGTCTCACCATTCAGAGATTTACAAGAAGCTCCTTTGTTGTGCCTTCCTGGGGAAACTGTCATAATTGATAGAGTCCAAATACAAAATTGGAAACTTCAGTGAACATCTTCATTTCCCCCTAAATCTGTACATTTTCAtcctctgaaatttaaaaataagattaaaaaaagctTGTATATCTGCTGCTTTTTCATAGAGATGTTATTTTGAAGGGATTTTGGTTGATTAGGCAGAGTTTTGTTGCTCATTTTTTAAGGATGGGCAGTATTTAGGGGCACAGTTGCCCTCAGCCTTTCGTCTGATCTTGGATgcatgccaaaaaaagaaaaggaaaacccagGAAAATTTGATATAATAGAGGAAATTTCAAATGAGGACCTTCAGATTTTCTTTAGAGTTTTACTAGAAGTGACAAGTTCTTGAAAACTCACCTTGATTTAGAGCTCATCAAATCAATGTGTCTCATTTTTGTCATTAAATCTAGATATCAGCTGATGGCTATGAAGTAGAAAATCTCATCTCTGAAGACCTCACAAAGAGAAGTCATGGTTTCAGGACAGAGTATTTCATTAAGCCACCGGTCTACGTGACAGTTTCCTTTCCCTTCAGTGTGGAAATCTGTAGGATTAACATAGATCTCTCAGCTGGGGGAGGCCAGAATGTCACTGGCCTGGAAATGTACACATCTGCCTTATCCAGCGGAGCATCTTGGAATACCCCTGAGTGCCGGACCCCAGACCCAGATGAGCCATCCTTTCCGGACAAGGAAGCGTTCACTTTGGTGGGCAAAGTCTTACTGAAAAACCAGAGCCAAGTGGTATTTAGCCACAGGGGCTTCAAGGCCAGGCCACCTTTTGGCCCAGTGGAAGCCACACTACCCTCCCCTGCTGTTGTGGCCCAAGAGCTCTGGAATAAAGGGGCTCTTTCTCTTAGTCATGTGGCCCATCTCAAGATCTGTATCACCCATGTGACAGGTGGTGGTGTCCCTTGTATCAAGCGGTTGGAGGTATGGGGTCAGCCAGCCAAAACCTGCTCTCAGGAAGTGATAGACAGTGTCCTGCTGGTTGCCTCAGAGAGCCTCCCTCAGGACTTGTCTTTACAGGCCCCAGCGTTGCCCATGGAGAGTGACTGTGATTCTGGGGGCCAGTCTGAGGGCCAGCAGGCCCCCTCTAGCCTACAGGAGCTGGCTGAGGTAATTCGGGATATACCTGAAGAGTTCTTAGATCCCATCACCCTGGAGATCATGCCTTTCCCCATGCTACTGCCCTCAGGCAAGGTCATTGACCAGAGCACGCTAGAGAAGTGTAACCGCAGTGAAGCCACATGGGGCCGAGTGCCCAGTGACCCTTTCACAGGAGTAGCCTTTACTCCACACTCCCAGCCCCTGCCTCACCCCTCCTTGAAGGCTCGAATcgaccatttcctgctccagcacTCCATCCCTGGCTGCCACCTGCTCGGGAGAGCACAGACTGCATTGGCAGTGACCCCTTCTTCCATTGCTCTGCCCTCTCGGAAAAGGAAGATGGAGCAGGCCGAACATGGCCCAGACAGTAGCCTTGGCTTAAATGCTTCCTGTTTTTCTACCACAAGCCTTCTGGTCTCACCCTCTACCTCAGAGCACACTGCTAAGAAAATGAAAGCTGCCAATGAGCTCATGGATTGCTCAACAGGTAATCCCCTGTCCTGTGTCCAAGCCCGTTGTCTCTACTCCTCCTGGGTGACCCTTGGCACTGGCACTGTGTTTTGTGCTTTGCCAACTTAAATTAAACCAAAATTTACTAGCGTAAAGAATCACACATTGATTATCGCTTCTCTCTCAAGGATCCAGGCATCGCTTAGCTGGATTGTCTGCTTTAGGGTCTCTCAAGGCTGCTGTCAAAGTGTTGGCAGGGCTGCAGCCATCTCACGGGAAGGATTAAGTTCCTTGCTGAACTGTTGCGCTGCGGGCTTCACTTCCTTTTTGTCTGGTAGCTGGATTCTGCCCTCAATTCTGTGCCACGTGGGCTTCTCAAGGGCAGCAAACATGGTAGCTATATAAACCAGCCTGTGCAAATAAGTGGGAGTCAGTCTTGCAGAAGCTAATCACAGAGTGACATCACTTTTATTGTATTCTGTAGGAAGCAGGTCACTGAATCCAGTTCACACTCAAAGGACATGTGTATCAGGAGGTGGGGTTCACTGGGGGCTTCAGACACTTTCCCACACCAATGATTgctattttattcattgtttttacCCAAGATTGAATTTTGTCTGATGCCTTTTCAATATCAATAGAGATGATATTATGATTTTTCATCATTAGATCTTTTAATACAGTAAAGTGATTGATTTTGTGCCACATTCTTACTCACATCCTTGTacctgctcagtcaggtctgattctttgcaaccccatggcctgtagcccaccaggctcccctgtccatgaaattttccaggcaagaatactggagtaggttgtgaTTTCCtattccaaaggatcttcctgacccaggggtcaaacccacatctcctaagtctcctgcattggcctgcGAATTCTTTTCCACTGCGTCacctagctggaatcaagattgccaggagaaatcttcAACTTCAGATaggcaaatgataccactctaatggcagaaagtgaagaactaaagagcctcttgatgagggtaaaagaagagagtgaaaagctggcttaagactcaacattcaaaaaactaatttcatggcatctggttccatcatctCATGGCATATTTGTATATCTATtgagggggaaaaagtggaaatgtggcagattttatcttcttgggctccagaatcactgtggatggtgactgcagtcacaaaattaaaagacgcttgctccttggaagaaaagctatgacaaaccttgacagcatattaaaaagcagagacatcactttgccaacaaagatccatatagtcacagctatagttttttcagtagtcatgtatggatgtgagggttggaccataaagaaagctgagtgccaaggaattgatgctttcaaattgtgatgctggagaagactttttcgaatcccttggatagcaaggagattaaagcagtcaatcctaaaggaaatcaaccctgaatattcactgggaggactgaggctgaagctgaaactccaatcctttggcctgatgcaaagagccaactcattggaaaagaccctgatgttgggaaagattgagggcaggagaagagggcaacagaggatgagatggttggatggcatcaccaactcaatggacataagtttgagcaaactctgggagataatgaaggacagggaaacctggcgtgctgcagtccatggggtcacaaagagttggacacaatttagcgactgaacaacaacgataaTGCAGTGAAGTATACTAGTAGGCTTCTTAATATTGAACTATTATTATATTCCTGTACGAAATTTCATTTGTTCACGCTTCTTTTAGTGTATTCTTGGTTCTGCTTGCTAGtgtttttatttaggatttttgcattcaTTAATGAAATTGAACTGcagttgggtgtgtgtgtgcacaagtgtACACCATCTTTGGTCAGGTTTTGGTTTCGATGATTTGTTCCTTAAGAATTAGGAAATTCTCCTTTTCTAAACTCTGGAACGACTTAATAGTTTTAGAATCATTTACACTTTGCATGTTGGTAAAACTCCCCTGTGATTGTCAGTGCTTGGTGCTTTTGgagaaagctcttttttttttccttaggaaaactAGTCCGTTTAGATTTTACCATTCTATAAAGTTCCTCTCTTAGTCTAAAAGGGTTATGCAGATCGTAACTTAAAgattacatctgtgtcttttctgACTTTGAGTGTAAATTTTAGTTAACAAGACCCCCAGAAACTCCTGGAAGCATCTGAGGTGCAGTGgggcaaaatgaaaagaaaggtgCTCAGACCTTAATGTTTGTGGAAGTCTCCATTGGTGTTAGCCTCAAGAGATCTGTTGGTGACACAGGAGCAGGCTGACTAGTACTCCTTCAAGGCCGCAGGCTGATATCCTACATCCTATATACTGTAGGACAAACATTCCACTCCCTACTTTGGGGTACTTTTAACGTACCACTTTGGGGAATCCTGCTATCTGGCAAATCTCTGGGTTCTCTTTTGGGCAGCTGTCCCCATCCCCTGCTGCCTTCACCCTTAGCCCATATCCAGAGAAGGCCCTCTAGATAGTGAAATGGGTAGAGAGGTCTTCATTATTCCACTCGGTAATGACTGCTTTGCTTTACCTAAGGAGGCGAGAAGATTGGAACACCGAGAGAGTGCAGGCCAGTGGCCCTGCCCTGCAGAGCTGAGGAACTAGCAGATGGGAACGAGTAAACTAAGGCTGttgaggagggagtgggggcaaggAGCAGAGTTACAAGGCTGGGCATTTGCTTACCCCAGTTATTCCTTGGCAGGTAGGGACGCTTCAGAAAGTAGGGTGCAGTTCTGCAGAGGAGCCACTAGGTGGCCCAGGCCTGCCCAGTAATTTGTACAGGAGGAGGAAAGCTGGCAGAGAGCCCAGGAATCCTGAAAGCAATGTGAGATGGGTAAGAACTGCCAGGAACACCAGGGCTTTACCTCCCGGTATCCTGTTATCACAGTCTATTAGTGGAAACTAGGGAGGACTTTATGTTTGTGTCTATTTGAAGTTAAAATACCattctgtgggacttccctggcagtctagtggttaggactccacacttgcaCTGCAGGGCTCAcatgttctatccctggtcgaggaactgagatccctcatgctgtgtggcttggccaaagacaaataaatacataaataaataaaatgagaatgtttaaaaaagaagaaacactaTTTTGTGGTCTTCAGAGaactttgtgttttggttttctcttttgcCAGAGCTCTTTCTGGATATTGTGGTCTGTGTATCTCTTAACAGGCCCAGTGTCCCATGAGCAAAAACTGTCACAAAGCTTGGAAATTGCCTTGACATCAACCCTTGGCTCCATGCCCTCCTTCACAGCCCGGCTGACCAGGGGACAGCTCCAGCACCTCAGCACAAGAGGGAGCAGTACTTCCTGGAGGCCCAGCACCAGCTCAGGTAAGAGGGGCCCTGTCCATCTCCTCAGACTCTTGAACAGAGTACTGGGCCATGCCTCTGGGATTCTGTGGACCTCCAAAACCAGGCTCCCCTAGTTCCAACAGCCAGGCCATTCCTTTTCTAGGGGGAATTGAGGGGTTGCCTATGAGTGTAACTCTTCACAGGAAAGGCTTTATTTAATTCTTAGTAATTCTGTGGTGTTGGGGCTTGGTGATTTTGGTAAGATCTAATGTTAATTACTCTGTCCTGAGgacatttgtttgtttctccctttgtgcttttttttaaatgtagtctGTCTCCTGTCTGACATCTGTGGTACTTTATGTAAATGTGGAGAGTGATTTCTAGTTGAGTATGTTGTCTTCATCCCTCCCTATTAACCAGCATCTTAGAACAGTGGTAGCTTACTGATTCAAGTTTTGCCTAAAATGAACTTGGGACCATAATGGACGATAGACTCAGTCAGGATACAAAGCAAGAGAACCTGGGGCATTTTTTACAAGGTGAAGTCTGGTGGGGCTAATGATAAGGTGTACACTTTCTTCCTTTTGCCTGTCTAAACTGAGTCTGTTCTCATTGCCTGGATCCCAGGCCAACTTACTTTTCTGCTTCTTGTCCCCACCTCCCTGTTTCTCTGATTATGTTTCCATCCTGATCATTCCCAGAACCTGACTCATCCAGGTGGCCAACAGTTTCCATGACCGCAGATTCGATGGTCACTTACCTTCTTGGCAGCATTTATTGTGGCTaacccctccctcctttctgAAACACCTCCTGTCTTGGTCTTCCAGATGTTATGCTCTTTTTCTCCAGTGTCTCTTCAGTTTCCAGTgctgattctttcttctcttccagacTGTGGTCTTGGACCCTCTTCGCTATACTCTGTATCACTCAAGCGAGAGCCCGCTTGGCCAGTGACCGCCCATGTTCATATAGCTCCTACCTCTTCTTGGAAATCAGACCCTGACCTCCCTTACAGCTACTTGGCACCCCTATAGGGGAAACTCATGGATATCTTAAGTGAATTTCTAACTCAGAACTGCAGGCGCCTCCAAAGATTGTCCTCCAAAGCACCCCCATCATCCAGTCACTGGtaaagagcaagcatcttctacCCCGTGGTCAAGCCCATAACACGGGAGGTCATCCTTGGTTTCCATCAACATTCCTGACGTTCTGTTCACCATCAAGTCCTTTTCCCACTCCTCCAAAGTAGATCTCGGGGAGGTCCTCTCTGCTCCATCACTCTTGCTGCCACCTTGGCCCTGGCTCCTGTACTGCTCCCCTAGATTCCTGTAGCAGCCTCTGCTGCTCCTCCGCAGTCACCCTTACCCTGCCCGTCCTCTTCACAGGAGCCTTCAGGATCTTCTTATAATGTCAGCCAGGTCATGGTATTCCACTTCTTAGAATTCTTCCAAGATATCCTGTTGAACTTGGAATAAAGTAGAAATTGCTGCCTGTGAGGTCTTGCATGTTCTTCTGCCATACTCTTGAAGCTGCACACTTTCGCATCACACCTCTGTCTTTTCTGGTTCTTTAATGGACCAGCCTCTCTTTGTACATGGTGTCTCTTTCACCTCATGCATGGCTGGCTCCCTTTCATTCTTATGGTTCTTCACCCAAGAGGCCATCCTTGCCCTCTCCAGGTGGGTGTGGATTGATGGAGAGAGAGCAGCAAGCCTAGGCAAGGGCCATGAGAGAAGGAAGAGCGGCAGGTATAgcttggggaggaggggtggcagGACCTGCCCACTGTGGCCTTCATTCAGGAAACCTTGTGGGAAGCATGAAGGAAAGAGCCTGAAGCACAAGAAGGGGGTTGACGGACGGGTTGGGAGGGGAGCTGCTGGGCTCCAGGGCTCCAGTGATGCAGGGCCAGGTTCAGCAGGCAGGTCTGCCACAGACAGACCTCAGCCCTGCCCCTCTGGTGACCTCCGTCCCCTCTTGACCTGCTCAGCCTGGGTATATCACACcatattttgctttttcctctgcTTGTCACATCTCACCTTTCTTGCAGTTTATCAGGGTTGTCAGGGTGAGCATGTGCCTTGCTCTGACCTCGGCAGCCTATCCAGGGGAAAGTCCATCTTGCTGGAGAGCCGCAGGCAGGGCCCAGTGCTGCCCAGCAGCCCTCGAAAGCCAGCTTTTCTTGAGCATTCATTGGAGCACTGATGATCGAGAGGAGGCTCCCCAGATTCTCAGGCTCCCTAGAACCCTCTCCTCCCTGATCAGTCAGGGGTGACCTAGGGATGGAGGAGGCCAGGCTGCTGCAGGGTGCAGGGTAGAGAAGCTTCTTATTCTACTCCAGGCACATGCCCTGCCTCCCAGATGGAGTCTGGACTGGGGACCACTTTCCCTAACCCTGGTCTGTTTTCCTCCCTGATTCACCAGAGCAGTCTGGGAGCAGCCTGGGCCCTGAATGCACATCCTGCAAAAGAGTGTTCTCTCCCTACTTCAAAAGGGAGTCTGCGTACCAGCTTCCCTGTGGTCACCTCCTGTGCCGGCCCTGCCTGACCGAGAAGCAGCGCTCCCCGGCCATGACATGCACAGCCTGCCAGCAGCCATTCGCCAGCCAGGACATTCTGCGGGTTCACTTCTGAGTGACCAGCCTCAACCTGAGAAGACCCATCGCTGGGAGGAGCTGAGGAGGAGTGATTGGGGGGTTCAAAGCTCCTGAGGTCTGGCCTGGTCCCAGGCACAGGGTGGAGGGTTGTTCTGCTTTCTCCAGGGCTTTCCCTTTGTCTCCTCCCACAGTGTAGCGCATGGGCCTGCGGAGTGAGGGGTGGGGAACGGGCCCTCCACACCCACTCAAGTGGCGATAGGATAGCAAAGCCATAGTTtgggctgggagggatgggggaggtgtCCCTGCCCTCCGGTGCCTCCCTGCCAGCACCCCTGCCAGAGCCCAGGGTCTGCTAGAGCCAGCCCCACGCTCTGAGCCACACTCTCTGCACACACGTCTCATCCTCCAAGGCGGATGTGAGTGTGGCTCCGGATCTCAGAGAGCCTCCATCTTAAGTGTCACCCACAGGTGGAGTGCGGTGAGGATCTGTGGAGTGAATGCCTCAGCCCCTCTGACTGGCAAACCACTCTGAGCCTTAATAAAGCGATGGTTGACGTCTGCCATGGACTTCCTCTCATCTGTGTCGTCATACTCCTGTCCCCCACCGCACCCATACAGAGTGGGACTGTCCCAGGGCAGCCGTGAGCAGTCACTGTAACCCTGTTGGACTGTAACGCAGGTCAGTGACCTGAAGGGACAGGTGCCTCTGATGCAGGAGAGTCTGTGTGGACATGCACGCCGATGGAGAGGGCTGAGCAGCCCCCTCGGCGGGTGACCCTGGCTTAGCTCTGCATTGGCAGAGCTGCACTGCCCTCTGGGTGGGGGGGTACCTTTTCTGTGTGGGGCCTatttcagaaaagatacttgtttatagactgcatctttttttttccattcaaaattttgttttatggaaAATACACATTCTGACAACTGTTTGCTGTGTGGAGTAGGTCCTAGTCATGGGAGAGTTCAGTGAGGAAATCCATTGTGCTGTTCTCTGTTCCTTTCTGTGCATGTTGGGGAAGGAGGAGCCGAGAAGCGAtgcttcttattttgtatttgagGTTTCATCATGAGCACCTGTGGACAGGCGTGGGGGCTCTCAAGCCACTCAGGGTCTTGAACCACTGATCTCCCCAACTCCCACAGGCCTGCTGCCTCCACTTTGCTCTAGGGGGACCCGCAAGGGAGGAGGCCCGCATTCTCCCTAGTTTCTGTGCTTTGCACACAGGGCAGAGAGAACTATACTTCTTAGACTAATGGGGGAAGGAGGAAGCTTATTAAAATTCCATTCTTGGATTCCATATCTAAGACTCGAGAGAGATGAGGTTGGGGTTACAGAGCGTGTTTTTAGGGTGTGTATGTCTACAAAGGTGGCTGCAGAGAGGcagtcccaccctcccctctgcctcctggtGACACTTCCCTTGACCCCTCACATGACTCTGTGAGTCTCCAGGGTCTGCATTGGTGGGCTTTCGATGCTCCTGTGTATCCTTTGGCTTTAAATGTCTGAAACACTCCAgattctttccttattttcctcATGTGCTCGTATTCTAGGAAAAGCTCCACCATTTGTAGCAAAAGCACAGCCTTGGGGAACTAACAGCCTAGTTCTCCAAAAGCAAGTTCACTGCTGAGAGGCCATCCCTCTGGGGTTTGTCCTGTCTCTCCCAACCTGGGAGCCTGAGGAGGCTCCAGCACGGGTCAGCATAAAGCGCAGAGTGCCCAGATGAGGGCAGAATTGACTCCCCTCCTGCAGGGCGCCTGGTGATCTGCATTTTGAACACACTTATGCTCCCCAGGGAGCTCTGGGGGGAAACCGGGCCTGGGAGCCCCTGTGATGGACAGCTGGAGACACATCCATATCCTTGAAGATGCATCCATTTGTATCTCAAGGAGTCCCCTAGAATGAAGTGTTCTTTTCTCCACCCTTGCCAGCAACACATTGAGTTTCTCTTCCCCAGAAAATGAGGATACCTTCTCTTGCTGCCAACTAGACTCAAAGGGTAGTTTGTTTCTCACAAGAGCTGGGGCCAGGCACAAAGCAGCTACCAACAATCTCAGGGAGCTGGACTCTACTGACTGAGATCCAGAACTTCAAAGCCTTGATGTGACCCTTCTGCCCTCTCTCCTGACCACAGGTTCTGTGGGGGCACAGTTCCCCTTTTCAGTAGCATTTTCTCAACACAAAGTTCATTTTGAGGACATGCAACTGTGGGCCCTTTGAGGGCAGGAAACAGCCCCAGTGGCTGGTCTCCAAATCACCCTCAAAAGTGCAGCGTGAGATCTTGCCCCACATCCTGGCGTCCTCCTTGGgggccccagcccccaggccttGGCTAGTCTGCCCTCACTCATGCCTGCTCTGCCATCGTCCTCCAGCCCCAAACAGAAGGGAGGGCCACTCACACTCCTGAAGTAGAAGTAGGAAAACCAAATTGCCGAGATGAGCTCTGTACCCAGGGTACTGTACCTCCAGGTGGCGTCTGGGTCCTGAGGCCAGGCGGGCTTCCCCAGCCCCTCTTCAGTCCTGCCTCCTCCCGTGAGTCTCCAGCCTGAGGCCGCTCAGCTGCCGGGTGCTTTTCCATTCCCCGGGAATGGAAACAATGCTCCCTGGGTTGCTGTTAAGTAGGTCTACAGACAAAGAGACCTGCCCCTGGAGGAGGCTGGCTGCCCGGCTGCCAGGCTCCTGCTTACCTCCCACCTGCAGTATTGTGATGCTGGGCAGGCTGCTGCTGTGCTGGCCCCCTTCTCCAGCCCTCTCTCCAGCCTCACCAGCCTGCCTGGCCTCTCAGTCCACCTACACAGGCAGGCTCTTTTCTTCCAATTCTAGGCTGGGAATTGGCCAAAGAGGCACTGGCCGGTAGAGTGGctacataaattaattaaaaataaatttaaaaagttacacCAGCCATATTTGAAGTACTTAATAGTCACATGTGCTAGCGGCACCCTGTTGGAC
It encodes:
- the UBOX5 gene encoding RING finger protein 37 isoform X3; translation: MVINLCLPQFRPRIYCNKISADGYEVENLISEDLTKRSHGFRTEYFIKPPVYVTVSFPFSVEICRINIDLSAGGGQNVTGLEMYTSALSSGASWNTPECRTPDPDEPSFPDKEAFTLVGKVLLKNQSQVVFSHRGFKARPPFGPVEATLPSPAVVAQELWNKGALSLSHVAHLKICITHVTGGGVPCIKRLEVWGQPAKTCSQEVIDSVLLVASESLPQDLSLQAPALPMESDCDSGGQSEGQQAPSSLQELAEVIRDIPEEFLDPITLEIMPFPMLLPSGKVIDQSTLEKCNRSEATWGRVPSDPFTGVAFTPHSQPLPHPSLKARIDHFLLQHSIPGCHLLGRAQTALAVTPSSIALPSRKRKMEQAEHGPDSSLGLNASCFSTTSLLVSPSTSEHTAKKMKAANELMDCSTGPVSHEQKLSQSLEIALTSTLGSMPSFTARLTRGQLQHLSTRGSSTSWRPSTSSVWEQPGP
- the UBOX5 gene encoding RING finger protein 37 isoform X1, with the protein product MVINLCLPQFRPRIYCNKISADGYEVENLISEDLTKRSHGFRTEYFIKPPVYVTVSFPFSVEICRINIDLSAGGGQNVTGLEMYTSALSSGASWNTPECRTPDPDEPSFPDKEAFTLVGKVLLKNQSQVVFSHRGFKARPPFGPVEATLPSPAVVAQELWNKGALSLSHVAHLKICITHVTGGGVPCIKRLEVWGQPAKTCSQEVIDSVLLVASESLPQDLSLQAPALPMESDCDSGGQSEGQQAPSSLQELAEVIRDIPEEFLDPITLEIMPFPMLLPSGKVIDQSTLEKCNRSEATWGRVPSDPFTGVAFTPHSQPLPHPSLKARIDHFLLQHSIPGCHLLGRAQTALAVTPSSIALPSRKRKMEQAEHGPDSSLGLNASCFSTTSLLVSPSTSEHTAKKMKAANELMDCSTGPVSHEQKLSQSLEIALTSTLGSMPSFTARLTRGQLQHLSTRGSSTSWRPSTSSEQSGSSLGPECTSCKRVFSPYFKRESAYQLPCGHLLCRPCLTEKQRSPAMTCTACQQPFASQDILRVHF
- the UBOX5 gene encoding RING finger protein 37 isoform X2; the encoded protein is MVINLCLPQFRPRIYCNKISADGYEVENLISEDLTKRSHGFRTEYFIKPPVYVTVSFPFSVEICRINIDLSAGGGQNVTGLEMYTSALSSGASWNTPECRTPDPDEPSFPDKEAFTLVGKVLLKNQSQVVFSHRGFKARPPFGPVEATLPSPAVVAQELWNKGALSLSHVAHLKICITHVTGGGVPCIKRLEVWGQPAKTCSQEVIDSVLLVASESLPQDLSLQAPALPMESDCDSGGQSEGQQAPSSLQELAEVIRDIPEEFLDPITLEIMPFPMLLPSGKVIDQSTLEKCNRSEATWGRVPSDPFTGVAFTPHSQPLPHPSLKARIDHFLLQHSIPGCHLLGRAQTALAVTPSSIALPSRKRKMEQAEHGPDSSLGLNASCFSTTSLLVSPSTSEHTAKKMKAANELMDCSTARLTRGQLQHLSTRGSSTSWRPSTSSEQSGSSLGPECTSCKRVFSPYFKRESAYQLPCGHLLCRPCLTEKQRSPAMTCTACQQPFASQDILRVHF